Genomic window (Saccharomyces eubayanus strain FM1318 chromosome XVI, whole genome shotgun sequence):
GGAAATCATCTTGGAAAGAACGCCCAATACAAAATTCTGGACCGCTGAGAGATTGCCCACATCGTTAGAATGAtcatgaaagaaaacttcCTTCAATCTTTGAAATGAGGCATATGTAATGGACGGGTTTATAGTCAACGCTAGACCTGTTCTCAAACCTTTCCAAAATGCAGTCAAATCTCCGTTATTTTCATTGTAAATATCCTTAACGACATTACTGAACTTGGCGGACTCTACAGAGTTGACAGTTTGTTGTCTTGTAGCCACCACGGCCATTGGTCCCGTGAAGATTTGCGATATGCTGGCAGCCACCACTCCCAGAGCCAATTCTTCGATTGTGGAAGGTGTGCCAGAACTAGCATGCCTTTTCAACAATTGCGGTCTTAGTAGCTTATTTTTCATGTATGACTTTCTAATGAGAGtgtaccaaaaaaaatagcaaaaattttgaacaaatgTGGCCACTGTAATAACCGTCGCACCTTGATATAGACCAAAAAACCCCTTTTCCCTGAATATAGTTATCATACAGTCAAGGACATTCTTATACCTCTTCTTAGCCAGCTTATTGTCGACATTATCAGGCTCACTTGCATCAGGATGAGCAACTTGCGATTGGATAATCGTTTTCGATAGATCCAAAGGGTACACTGCAATATTAGCCATTGCCGAAGCCACGGCACCCGTTAAAGCAGCCTCTAAAGTAAGCATTGCTAGCGTATCCTCAACCGTTCTTCCTTAGCGTGTAATCCAAGCACCGTATGCAAATTCTTGTAATATCCTGCCCTTATCGCGTATATTTTTCCCATCTTGCTCTTCTTATACTTCCAACTCTGACAAAATAGTCATTCGGACCGAGATGCAGGAATCGGATTTAAAGCTCGATCCGAGTTGGGATTTTCAACGGTGACACAATTTGTTCTACGTAAAGGCCCACTTAATCCTAAACGTATCACCATTTTGGATGAAAGAGTAATGGTTTTCCTTGGGAAAGACAGCAAGGTGCGCTGTAGTCACGTCTGTGGTTGGTAGTTTACCTATATGATCATAGATGCCTATCACCTCACACGGTAAAAATTTAAACAGTATCCGCGACTAATAAGAACCATGTGGAGGCAACTAGAAAAGACAAGACACCAACAGTGAGGAGATTGAAACAGAGGCATTTATCGAAGAAGAGCAGCAAAAGGCAATGTCACAGTACATCGGCAAGACCATCTCTTTAGTCTCTGTGACTGACAACAGATATGTGGGGCTTTTAGAAGATATCGATTCTGAAAAGGGTACCGTTACTTTGAGGGAGGTTCGCTGCTTTGGTACCGAAGGTCGTAAGAACTGGGGTCCGGAAGAAATCTATCCAAACCCTACCGTATACAACTCGGTGAAATTCAATGGTAGTGAAGTCAAAGACTTGAGTATTTTGGATGCCAACATCAATGACATTCAGCCTGTTGTTCCTCAGATGATGCCACCTGCATCACAGCCCTCTCCTTCCCAGCAAGATCAATCGCCACGCCAAGCCCAAGCTCAAGCCCATGCCCAGCCACAAGCTCAAGCCCAAGCCCAAGCGCATCCACAGGCCGTAAAGCCCGAATCCAATGTACCTGCTGCGGTTGCTGGATATGGTGTTTATACACCATCTTCCACAGAGGCCACTACTGCCAGGAAAGATAATGTGAACCCACCGAATAGGGATGAACGTAAAGACGGTGAGTTTGAGCAAAGATATCAAAGGAACAAACCAACTAACCGGGCTCCTCAGTCGAACCGCAGCCACAAGGTCGAAATTCCAAATGAAGACTTTGACTTTCAATCCAATAACGCAAAATTCACTAAAGAAGATTCCActgatttggaaaaggaacagGAATTGGAATCTGCTGCTGAAAAAGAGGACGAATCCGATGAGGCGTTCTATAACAAAAAATCGTCATTTTTTGACACTATTTCAACCTCCACGGAAACCAATACCAACATGAGAtggcaagaagaaaaagtctTGAATGTTGACACATTCGGGCAAGCTTCTGCCAGACCAAGATTCAACTCAAGAGGTCGTGGTCGTGGCCGTGGCGGCAATTACAGAGGTAATAGGGGAAACAGAGGAAGAGGTGGGCAACGAGGTGGCTACCAAAACAGAAATAACTACCAAAACAACAGAGGTGGCTATCAAAACTATCAAAATGATTCTCAAGATAGGTCCTCCAACCAATTCTCTCAACCTCCTTCCAATGTCGAATTTTAGAGTGATACGTCTATGTAAATTAAATATACCCTTCGGTATGTACATACAAACAAAATTAATAGTATTATAGTCTGCTTATTCGGACAATCTTTTGATAGTCAGTCACCCAATACTTGATTACCTAGTTGCTTTCTCATGTACTATTGCGAGTTCCTCCTGAGGAATCACTAATACTAAAACCTTACATCATGCGGATAACACTTATGGTTTCTTCCATCTGGCCGTACACTTTTGGCCTTATCTCTAGCCATAGCCTTTCTCATATCAAAGGCGTCCTTGTTGTCatctacttttttcaatgtgTCTGGATACCCATCTTCGCTTGAGTTATAATACCCAACTACCCTTCTGTAGACACTGTACCCTAATTTTTCGTAAAGTTTTATGGCCAATTGGTTGTTGCATTTAACAAAAAGATCGATAAAGTTGACTTCGTGGGGCATAACATCCGTCATGGTCTCTAGAGTGGTGCATAATTTTGAAGCCAGCGATATTCGACGGAACCTTGGAGCGACCGTCACTGCGGTTATATGAGTGTGCCATTCCGTTGTCTTACCTTCTGTTTTCGCCATCATGTAACCAGAAATATTGTGCTTGAAATCAGGATCAACTGTCATTTCTagacttttgaaaaagagatCTGGCCATAGTATCATGTactcaaaataaaattctAAAGGGAAATTCTCTGTCAGAATATCGAGGTTGACATTATTAGCCTTGAACAAGTCAACAGGCTCAAAAGGCTGAATTGTCGTCATTTGCGGGCCCTTCGTATGCTTGGCATACCATTGATAATACGATAACTAGCGCTACTCATGCCAATATTTTGAACTTGATGTTTTCTTATTGCTCGAAACTAACTTACGTTGCATactgagaaaaaaagccgTCCCAACGTTAACATCCGGACATTTGTATTATAAACAACCCATAcatattattattggcttgctttttcaagaatggggaaaatgctttttttttcccaaaaAGCAATCCAGTAAGGGCTCTGCCCGTACTCTTCCGCGCGCTGGCTGGTGGGCTTCCCCCCTACACGCCAAAGCCTTTCCTGGACGCATTACCAAGCCTTACTGGAGCTTCGTGATGGCAATTGCTGTGATCGTAGGAGCTTCTCGTCACTGCGCTTTCGTAATTTCGAAGATAGTAGATAGTACTAGTGGTGATAGTGTTAAGAAGGTTTACACTTTTCATATAGCATAATTTAAAAACAGGTAAGAACAGCAAACTACAAGACAAGATGGGTAAAGGTAAGCCAAGAGGTTTGAACTCCGCTAGAAAGTTGCGTGTCCACAGAAGAAACAAGTATGtacaatgataaaatatttcagtGATTCCACTGAAGATGATAGATTCCtcataaataaaataaggAAGAAGTGGCCGTCGTTACTATGCGACGTATGAGTATACATGAAGTGAGAATTTACAGGAAACGAAATAAGTTTTAAAAGGCCATGAAAAGGATGCCGTTCCATGTTTGACAAATCATCTGACTAGAATAATGGCTACgtataaagaaaaggtcGTCCTACTGCAACGAGGAAAGATGCTACAAATGAGGAACACATCAGAAAAAGTAGGAATGCAAAAAGCCGTAATAAAAACTTCCGTCTTTGCGGATGATGAATCTACGTTATATGAACTCCGTTTACTAACAAATTGTATTAATATTGGTGAAACTGTGTTTTACCAAATGTTAATTATCTTTAAAACAGCCGTTGGGCCGAAAACAACTATAAGAAGAGATTATTGGGTACTGCCTTCAAGTCTTCTCCATTCGGTGGTTCTTCTCACGCCAAGGGTATTGTCTTGGAAAAGTTGGGTATTGAATCCAAGCAACCTAACTCTGCTATCAGAAAGTGTGTTAGAGTTCAATTAATCAAGAACGGTAAGAAGGTTACTGCTTTCGTTCCAAACGATGGTTGTTTGAACTTCGTCGACGAAAATGACGAAGTCTTACTAGCCGGTTTCGGTAGAAAGGGTAAGGCTAAGGGTGATATTCCAGGTGTTAGATTCAAGGTCGTTAAGGTCTCTGGTGTCTCCTTGTTGGCCTTAtggaaggaaaagaaggaaaagccAAGATCTTAAGCAGATTTATATCACGATTCCataattcaaaaaaatttctattGTGTATGTATACGTTTAAGAGATCTAAataattctttaaaatcatcaaacattaaatttatttaataactcttatttttctcatttgCTTTAGAACCAAATATCATTCCAAAATTACTAAACAAAATTACATGTATACACGTATAAATTGATATATACGTACATTATAAAAACTACAGTACTACCAGTCTTTCCGTTTATTTGTGCTTCTTGTTTAATCTCGAACTCAATCTCTTGTACATTTCACTGTTGTTTAAGGTGGAACCAACACCAACGGCCCTCGCGTTCGTAGGCACTGTGTTGATGTTGCTTACAGGAGCATACTTGTAATCAGTGGTAGTTTGTGCAGGTGCAGCAGCTCTGTTCCTCCTTGCGGCAGCTTGTTCGTATAGAGTTTGTACTGAAGATCCGCGTGAAGTGGAGTCTTCACCGGATTTagacttcttctttttcctatTTTTGGCAGAATCCATAACAGACTTctttctcaatttttcagaatcaAACTCTAGTTGCATAATCCTCTTATCTCTATAGTTATCGGAAGCCCCGATGATTGGCCTTGTCCATTCGGCAATCAACTTGTCAGCCAGCCTAGCTAGTTGCGCTTCCACACGTTTAGATTTCGTGTAAAAGATGACCACTCTTCCTAGACCACTCTCCTTTAAGTGCTCAGTTTTTACTGGTAGGTCATTTAAAGCTGCAAAAAGCGATTTTTGGATCTCAAAAGATGGCAGAGATCCGTCTGGCAACGGTTCTAACCATATCCGGACACTTTGTAAGAGATTATTATCTAATATAGTGTCAGCCAAGTTCGCCTTTGACAGTACGCTTACTACTTTAGGCAATAGCTTGACTTTTTGCATGGCAATCAAAGAAGTATCGCCAGTTTCAATTCTCTTGTTCAACGTGTCGATGTCCAGTTGAGCCGCAATATTCATTTCGTCTTTAAGTCTTAGGATTTTTTCGTCCAGGTACTGTTCTAAATCGTCTTCATCCCTCCTCGTTCTTCTCACTTTgggtttcttcaaaatacgatccagtttttcttccaattcctGTCTACTGGTTGGAGTGGCACTAGAATCCCTATCCATATTAATTCTATTTTCTACCGCTGGTTGAGAACTTTGGTTATTATGTGCCTCCTTTTCTAATTCGTCATCCGAGAGGTCTGCGCTGATATGCTTACGTTTCCTCTCTGCCGCCTCTACACGGCTGTTTTCCTCTATATTATCCTCATCGTCCCTGCCTTGCTCACCCAAGTCGCCTGTGTCCTTTGGGCCATCTTCTGTGACTCCTTGACGCCCGCTGTCTTCAGTGTGGTTTGTAGTTTCGTCCTCACCATTCAAAACCGACTCATGCAGGAAAGCTGTACCATCATCAGGCGTGGCTTCCATCACTGTAAATTGTTCTTGATCCGCAGCACTCATCGTGAAATTGTGTTGcttttctgttcttttgcTACTAGCACCTCTTTGTATACCTTACCAAACAGCTGAGCTTTCCTTGATGCTCTAGGTGACTTCGTTAAATGCAGTTCTAAACACGCTGAGCAGTAAAGCTGCGTGCTAACTCTTCCAAAACTTCCCTtcaaattggaagaaatcgtaacagaaaaaaacaccCGCGTGTTACCCTTCCCTCGCCCATTATCGCCATCATAAAATAGTGAAGCTAATTCGAGGTTCTACTCTTTCTTTACCATGGAAGTACATTGGTTTACATGATTGTGGTCACTACATAAGCGTTCATCCCGGTCATATAACTATATACTACAAAATGTTTGGTCTACCTCAGCAAGAAGTCTCcgaagaagagaaaagagttcatcaagaacaaaCCGAGAAAACATTGAAGCAGGCTGCTTACGTGGCTGTGTTCCTCTGGGTTTCCCCAATGGTTTGGCATTTGGTGAAAAAGCAATGGAAGTAAGAAGTctagtgaaaaatatttcatttatGTATGATACTAGAtaggtttttcttttcgtatTTGCTTTGACAGAAACAGTCAAATCACCCCCACCCCCCTTATATAGTTTAGTGGAAGACGtgtaaataattttcaatattgatACTGCCTCAATGGGCTCCAACTATCTACTTTTTCAGCTGTGTATTTTGTGTGTCTATATACATACGGAttcttggctttttttgtttttcgaTTTTCCCATTATATTATACTAGTCTTAATTGACTCTAAAACAGGAAATGACTGTAACGAACAACTACATCagaacttcaaaaacaaatgggATTAGCTGAAACTAACTTCCTTCGACGGAATTGTATACTTGTAGAGCTTAAGTTATTCTACGATACACTATACCCGCCCAAGGAGTTGTATTGGAACCATCGAATAACTACAGAATTGAGTAAATTCTCCGATATCAAATATGCAAGGCCAACGTTCGCAATTGGTAAAGGCACTTTCAAGAAGACAAGTCCGAAGTTGGACTTGATACTGGCTACCCCGGATATCCACAAACTAGCTACGGTTTTGTTCAATCTAAGAGCGTTCATAATGAATAAAAGAGAGGAGAAATTAACTGTAACGATGTGCCAACACGGTTCCGGTGTGCCAAGTAACGAGGGAGAGGACAAAGATTTAGACCAGAAGTACTCAAGTCTATTAAACGTGTGGGGCGGCAACGCCAGAGTGCAAGACTCTCCTTTCACTCAGCTCCAACCTGATACCAACTTATTATTTGCCAGGAGACCAGTAGATTATGCTAATACTACAGAAAATAGACGTGTAGATTTATCGAGTAGAGATTTCTTTAGACTCCACGAAGAGCAACATGAGAGGAATGAGGATGATCGTGCTGCTGACTATTCCCAATCACCAGCCgagataagaaaaagcgAGTACGGGCCCAATATGATTCACCTTGAACCTTTGTTGTACCACAGTTATTCTTCATTACCAACCAATATGAAACTCTGGCTGAATGGCGTAAAGGATGACAAGAAGACGTTAATGGAAATTGACGAAAACGCAACCGATAAATTAGATATGTTGTTACATGGTTTCAAAGGATTTCCGCAGGCACATGGCAACAAAAGGTAAGTGAACGATTTGAAGTACAACCCATCCCTATTTCGTTTGCAAGATCATAGTAATAGCACCAAGATTCGTTTATATGCTTGTATATCTTTTTAATACTCCCTGCCGACTTATGCAGGCACCGGTATTCAATACAGTTGGTGTAAGCCACGACAAGTATTAGTTGTATACTCAATGTGCGCCCTCTCTcttcaaatatatatatatatatatatatatatgtccGATGAGTAAAATGCATTTGTTTCTACTCACTATAAATTATTAGCTATTTGACGCGACGCGTTATAAATTTTCATGAATTAGCTAACATATGgaaacatatatatacacagTTATGAACAGCTTGAAGTATAGAATTGGAGACACCTATTAATAAACCAAGGAATTCTGCCAATTATAGTATGGTTTCAATTATTGATAAATTGGTTTTTGATCTTGGTGGCAAAACATTAGTTTCGCTGGCACCTGACAATAACACTTTATGTGTAGCTAATAAAAATGGATTAACCAAGATcctgaaaacaaataacCCAGAAGAGGAACCAGAGACGTTAGACTCTTCCAAGTCAGTCTCTTCAATTAGATGCTACTCTAATTCTAACTTTTTGATGACCACAATGCAAGGTGATGCACTAAAATATAACATCGACTCTATGCAAGAAGAATTATTGGCTAGATTTGCTCTGCCCCTACGCGATTGCTGTGTGATTCACTCCGGTAAGATGGGCGTATTTGGAGGAGATGATTTAGAGTTAGTTCTTTTGGAATTAGATGATGCTGCGCATAAGAAGCATACCGTTAAAATTGACGAACAGATCTCTCAGATATCTTACAATTCccaaatgaatattttagCCGTTTCGTTGATAAATGGAAAAGTCCAACTTTTTTCCCTAACATCCACTATACCAAATAAAGTTCACGAATTGAATGATTACATAGTCGCCAATTCATATGATGATACTCACAGAGATAAAATACTTTCAAATATGATGGATGATTTCGACAAAGACAGCGATAACGATCTGGACGAGGCAGTTGACTCGAGCGAAAACAATGTCAATGATCCAGAATTTTGCGCCTTTAATCGAATTTGTACAAGAGTGGCTTGGCACCCAAAGGGCCTCCACTTTGCATTGCCATGTTCTGATGATACAGTTAAAGTTTTCACCATAAAAGGCTATTCCTTGCAAAAGACGTTGACGTTAAATTATTCTGCAGCAAAGGCCCATTTTGTCGATTTGCAATTTGATCCATTACGTGGGACTTACATCGCAGCAATAGACTTAAATAATAAACTCACTGTATGGAATTGGGAGACCTCCGAAGTCTTCTACACCAAGGAGTTTAAGCGAAAGCTTACAAATTTTACCTGGAAAGTTCAACCAGATTCGAAAACTTTGGATATCGTTTTAGGTACATGGTCTGGTAGCATAGTCACTGTCCAAAATTTGGCTGAATCTGTTGTTTCAAATGTAACTGAAGATTCTGTAAACGaatcttcaacaaaacaaGGCCTTTTCGTCGACTCTGATTCTGACTTGGAAaatccagaagaagatggtGAGGCAAGCAAAGATGAAAAGCTATTTTCTGATATTGCTCAAGAAGCTAATTCGGAGGATGTGTTCACTCAAAACCATGATGACAATCCAAGTGGATTAAacgaaaagagaaaatacaatttcgaagatgaagaagactttattgatgatgatgatgggGCTGGTTATACCAGTGGTAAGAAACCACATCATGATCATCCTTATTCCAGAACACAAAAAAGTCATCCATTACCAACCATTTTGGCAAACACGGCAAAATTCCGCTATAGGCCGTTTTCTCCAGCTGGAACACCGTTTGGATTTACTGACAGACGTTATTTAACCATGAATGAAGTTGGATACGTATCTACTGTCAAAAATAGTGAGCAATATAGCATAACAGTTTCCTTCTTTGATGTTGGCCGTTTTCGCGAATATCATTTCGAAGATTTGTTTGGTTACGACTTATGtttcttgaatgaaaaGGGCACTTTATTTGGTCAGTCCAAGACTGGCCAGATACAATATAGGCCGCATGACACTATAAATTCAAACTGGACCAAGATAATTCCTCTAAAATCTGGTGAGAGACTAACAAGTATTGCAGCTACCCCAGTTCgcattgttgttggtacTTCTTTAGGATATTTTAGAAGTTTTAACCAATTTGGCGTTCCATTTGCTATTGAAAAGACATCTCCAATTGTAGCGCTAACCGCTCAAGATTACAGAGTTTTCTCGGTTCACTATTCACAATTTCATGGACTTTCGTACTCATTATTCGAACAAAGCCACTCTATCAcaaaatattatcaaagagAGCGCCCACTTCCTATGAGTTTGCCAAACGTTAATCCTGACctgaaacaagaaactaaTTTCGACTTCTACAATTTTAATCCGATGGGTATAAAAagcttgtttttttcaagctaTGGTGATCCATGTATTTTCGGCTACGACAACACATTGCTACTGCTATCTAAGTGGAGGTCATTTGAGGAAAGCAAATGGATACCTGTTCTTGACAGTAACATGGAAATATGGAAAATGTCGGGGGGAAAGGAGACTACAGATATACACGTATGGCCTTTGAGCTTGACATATGATACATTAAACTGTATTCTTGTCAAGGGTAAACATATATGGCCGGAATTTCCCCTTCCTTTGCCATCTGAAATGGAGATTAGAATGCCAGTTCTCGTAAAAAGTAAACTACtggaggaaaagaaagctcTGGTtaacaagaagaatgaaTTCGAGGACAATatagaagaaaacgaaggggaagatgataaagaaatacCGATTCCCATTCCAATGGCTgcggaagaagaatatttgCGTTCTAAAGTTTTGTCAGCATTGTTGACAGACACGCTTGAAAATGATGGTGAACTATatggaaatgaaaacgaagTATTAGCGGCATTAAATGGTGCATACGATAAGGCTTTGCTACGTTTGTTTGCATCTGCATGCTCAGACCAAAATGTCGAAAAAGCCCTATCGCTGGCACATGAACTGAAACAAGATAGAGCACTCAATGCAGCTGCAAAGATATCAGAGAGAGCTGAACTAACTTCCCTAGTTAAACGAATAAATGACGTTAGGGAAGCCAGATATGAACAGCAGTTAAATAATGTGtaacatatatatatataaacattgTCAATCTTTCGATATCATGTTTTTGCGCTGTAATTTGGAATGGCTTGAATTAGTCTTGTGCATTGATCTTGAATGCTAAGTGATTAAGAGAATACGTTGAACATGACCAAGATTTTAACTGACATCTTTGCGAATTTTCgcgaaaggaaaaaatgaaaaaatatgaaaaaaaaaaaatagagaTGTCATTTTTTGAGATGAGCTTTGAATAATCAGTTTAACATCAAGTGCTGTGCGCCAAATATACAAATAGGTCACAATCCAGAGgttcttgtcttttctttagcATTTAAAATTTATAGAGTCAAGGAAAGATGTCAGACGCTAcccaacaaagaaagaagaagagatcCAGAGAAGAGGTTGATCGTTCAAGACCTGCAgtagatgaagaaattacGGATCCATCCTCGAATGAAGATGAACAGCCAGAAATtactgacgaagaagatgaattggagtctgaagaagaatttgagGGGGAAAATCCTGCtgataaaagaagaagactaGCAAAACAATATTTAGAGAATCTGAAAACTG
Coding sequences:
- the ANT1 gene encoding Ant1p, with translation MLTLEAALTGAVASAMANIAVYPLDLSKTIIQSQVAHPDASEPDNVDNKLAKKRYKNVLDCMITIFREKGFFGLYQGATVITVATFVQNFCYFFWYTLIRKSYMKNKLLRPQLLKRHASSGTPSTIEELALGVVAASISQIFTGPMAVVATRQQTVNSVESAKFSNVVKDIYNENNGDLTAFWKGLRTGLALTINPSITYASFQRLKEVFFHDHSNDVGNLSAVQNFVLGVLSKMISTLITQPLIVAKTMLQSAGSRFTSFQEALLYLYKNEGLKSLWKGILPQLAKGVIVQGLLFTFRGELTKSLKKLIFLYSSFFLERNGRHRLVST
- the SPN1 gene encoding transcription factor SPN1, with the protein product MSAADQEQFTVMEATPDDGTAFLHESVLNGEDETTNHTEDSGRQGVTEDGPKDTGDLGEQGRDDEDNIEENSRVEAAERKRKHISADLSDDELEKEAHNNQSSQPAVENRINMDRDSSATPTSRQELEEKLDRILKKPKVRRTRRDEDDLEQYLDEKILRLKDEMNIAAQLDIDTLNKRIETGDTSLIAMQKVKLLPKVVSVLSKANLADTILDNNLLQSVRIWLEPLPDGSLPSFEIQKSLFAALNDLPVKTEHLKESGLGRVVIFYTKSKRVEAQLARLADKLIAEWTRPIIGASDNYRDKRIMQLEFDSEKLRKKSVMDSAKNRKKKKSKSGEDSTSRGSSVQTLYEQAAARRNRAAAPAQTTTDYKYAPVSNINTVPTNARAVGVGSTLNNSEMYKRLSSRLNKKHK
- the MSS18 gene encoding Mss18p — encoded protein: MGLAETNFLRRNCILVELKLFYDTLYPPKELYWNHRITTELSKFSDIKYARPTFAIGKGTFKKTSPKLDLILATPDIHKLATVLFNLRAFIMNKREEKLTVTMCQHGSGVPSNEGEDKDLDQKYSSLLNVWGGNARVQDSPFTQLQPDTNLLFARRPVDYANTTENRRVDLSSRDFFRLHEEQHERNEDDRAADYSQSPAEIRKSEYGPNMIHLEPLLYHSYSSLPTNMKLWLNGVKDDKKTLMEIDENATDKLDMLLHGFKGFPQAHGNKR
- the CTF4 gene encoding chromatin-binding protein CTF4 translates to MVSIIDKLVFDLGGKTLVSLAPDNNTLCVANKNGLTKILKTNNPEEEPETLDSSKSVSSIRCYSNSNFLMTTMQGDALKYNIDSMQEELLARFALPLRDCCVIHSGKMGVFGGDDLELVLLELDDAAHKKHTVKIDEQISQISYNSQMNILAVSLINGKVQLFSLTSTIPNKVHELNDYIVANSYDDTHRDKILSNMMDDFDKDSDNDLDEAVDSSENNVNDPEFCAFNRICTRVAWHPKGLHFALPCSDDTVKVFTIKGYSLQKTLTLNYSAAKAHFVDLQFDPLRGTYIAAIDLNNKLTVWNWETSEVFYTKEFKRKLTNFTWKVQPDSKTLDIVLGTWSGSIVTVQNLAESVVSNVTEDSVNESSTKQGLFVDSDSDLENPEEDGEASKDEKLFSDIAQEANSEDVFTQNHDDNPSGLNEKRKYNFEDEEDFIDDDDGAGYTSGKKPHHDHPYSRTQKSHPLPTILANTAKFRYRPFSPAGTPFGFTDRRYLTMNEVGYVSTVKNSEQYSITVSFFDVGRFREYHFEDLFGYDLCFLNEKGTLFGQSKTGQIQYRPHDTINSNWTKIIPLKSGERLTSIAATPVRIVVGTSLGYFRSFNQFGVPFAIEKTSPIVALTAQDYRVFSVHYSQFHGLSYSLFEQSHSITKYYQRERPLPMSLPNVNPDLKQETNFDFYNFNPMGIKSLFFSSYGDPCIFGYDNTLLLLSKWRSFEESKWIPVLDSNMEIWKMSGGKETTDIHVWPLSLTYDTLNCILVKGKHIWPEFPLPLPSEMEIRMPVLVKSKLLEEKKALVNKKNEFEDNIEENEGEDDKEIPIPIPMAAEEEYLRSKVLSALLTDTLENDGELYGNENEVLAALNGAYDKALLRLFASACSDQNVEKALSLAHELKQDRALNAAAKISERAELTSLVKRINDVREARYEQQLNNV
- the TOM5 gene encoding Tom5p is translated as MFGLPQQEVSEEEKRVHQEQTEKTLKQAAYVAVFLWVSPMVWHLVKKQWK
- the RPS23B gene encoding 40S ribosomal protein uS12; translated protein: MGKGKPRGLNSARKLRVHRRNNRWAENNYKKRLLGTAFKSSPFGGSSHAKGIVLEKLGIESKQPNSAIRKCVRVQLIKNGKKVTAFVPNDGCLNFVDENDEVLLAGFGRKGKAKGDIPGVRFKVVKVSGVSLLALWKEKKEKPRS
- the NAT3 gene encoding peptide alpha-N-acetyltransferase complex B subunit NAT3 — its product is MTTIQPFEPVDLFKANNVNLDILTENFPLEFYFEYMILWPDLFFKSLEMTVDPDFKHNISGYMMAKTEGKTTEWHTHITAVTVAPRFRRISLASKLCTTLETMTDVMPHEVNFIDLFVKCNNQLAIKLYEKLGYSVYRRVVGYYNSSEDGYPDTLKKVDDNKDAFDMRKAMARDKAKSVRPDGRNHKCYPHDVRF
- the SCD6 gene encoding Scd6p, with the translated sequence MSQYIGKTISLVSVTDNRYVGLLEDIDSEKGTVTLREVRCFGTEGRKNWGPEEIYPNPTVYNSVKFNGSEVKDLSILDANINDIQPVVPQMMPPASQPSPSQQDQSPRQAQAQAHAQPQAQAQAQAHPQAVKPESNVPAAVAGYGVYTPSSTEATTARKDNVNPPNRDERKDGEFEQRYQRNKPTNRAPQSNRSHKVEIPNEDFDFQSNNAKFTKEDSTDLEKEQELESAAEKEDESDEAFYNKKSSFFDTISTSTETNTNMRWQEEKVLNVDTFGQASARPRFNSRGRGRGRGGNYRGNRGNRGRGGQRGGYQNRNNYQNNRGGYQNYQNDSQDRSSNQFSQPPSNVEF